Genomic DNA from Candidatus Poribacteria bacterium:
GTTAACGCGTAGCGACATCTGGCTCACAAACATCATTAAGTGTCGTGCGGCAAGTTTTAAGGGCGATGTGTTGAAGAACCGTCCACCGAAGGCATCAGAGATTAAGGCGTGTTCCAAATGGCTCGACGGTGAGTTGACTTTGATGCAACCTTCCGTGATTTTGTGTATGGGTGCGCCTGCGGCGAAAGTGCTTATCCATCGTAGTTTTCGCATTACAGAGGAACGTGGTGTATGGTTTACAGATACCACCTATGCTCCCTTCGCTATGGCAACGTTTAACCCTGCTTATGTGCTACGACAAGAGGGTGAGAATTTTACGGCACTCCGACAGACCGTTGTTAACGATGTCGCTGAGGCGGTACGAAAGTTACAAGAAGCGGTCGAAATTCCAAAACTGACGCTTTTTTAATAGAACTTACGCAGATGGACGATAATGTAGACCCATCCTCACCTCCGGGCGCGCATGGAAGCGCGCCTATCGGAGATTCTCCATCGTTTCTGCCTATCTGTTTAGCGTTCGTCCTAACTTAAGTTCCCCCCAATTTGTTGTAAGTTTACCCGCCGGTTCGACAGCAAGCGTGGCTTCTAACCCGTTATCCATGAGCATCTGGATGTCATCTTCCTCCAGTGCGACATCGAAAAGTATCATTTCGTCGAACAGACCCTCCCATTCTCTTCCACCGCCATCCCATGAGCCGATCCGTCCGGGGCCAAATTCTCCTGGCAAAGGTCCCCATTTACCCTCTGCGTCAAGTTCGCCATCAAAGTAGACGCGGACCTCTTCATCGTTACTGCTGTAGGCAACTGCGAGGTGAAACCATTCATCCAAGATGTCTTTGTCCGCCGTGAAATCCGAATCGGGCCACCCCGGATGTCGGACTGGGGCGTTGGAATGGATAGCCATCTCCATCTTGTTGTCCGGACGGAATTGATAATGGACATATCCGGCAGCCCAACCGTCACGATTGAAGAAGCATCTCCACAATCCAACCCTGCCTGTCGAATTGAACCATTTCATGAGTGTAAAGTCCTCAAGCGGTCCAATCTCTGGCACAGTGACCCAAGCGTCCTTGCCGTTGAGTTCAATGGCGTTACCAAATTTACCCTTTGCCCATTTAGCACCACCAACAAGGTCGCCGTCGTTGCCATTGTCGGATGAATCTTTGGCGACTTTTCCACCTGTTTCATCAAACAACCACGCGCCCACAATAGATCCCGGATCGATTTCAGCGTTGCTGACGTGTGCAAACATGCAACCAGCAATGATTAAACTGATTATAAAGCGAATCATCTCTGCTCTCCTTTGTTCATACGTTCATAGATTATTGATTTCTGAAAACTGGGAAATTTCTGGATTAGATTTTATCATGAATCGTTAGGAAATTGAACAAAATTTTGCTTACTTCGTATTGGAGGGCATAAGGTATGATGGACGGCTTGATCCGGAGGTGAGAT
This window encodes:
- a CDS encoding uracil-DNA glycosylase, with translation MSNVQTQMQALKTRASVCTACDLAKTRANVVFGSGDATEKLAIVAEGPSAADNRTALPFSGPAGDMLDDVLTANGLTRSDIWLTNIIKCRAASFKGDVLKNRPPKASEIKACSKWLDGELTLMQPSVILCMGAPAAKVLIHRSFRITEERGVWFTDTTYAPFAMATFNPAYVLRQEGENFTALRQTVVNDVAEAVRKLQEAVEIPKLTLF
- a CDS encoding LamG domain-containing protein, producing MIRFIISLIIAGCMFAHVSNAEIDPGSIVGAWLFDETGGKVAKDSSDNGNDGDLVGGAKWAKGKFGNAIELNGKDAWVTVPEIGPLEDFTLMKWFNSTGRVGLWRCFFNRDGWAAGYVHYQFRPDNKMEMAIHSNAPVRHPGWPDSDFTADKDILDEWFHLAVAYSSNDEEVRVYFDGELDAEGKWGPLPGEFGPGRIGSWDGGGREWEGLFDEMILFDVALEEDDIQMLMDNGLEATLAVEPAGKLTTNWGELKLGRTLNR